In a genomic window of Festucalex cinctus isolate MCC-2025b chromosome 11, RoL_Fcin_1.0, whole genome shotgun sequence:
- the nms gene encoding neuromedin-S, which yields MNVPHVRQLALFCLLCCGCWRTTDATHFRRLEDGLLFRTVRGDEPAQVSWADDNEQQHVQNLFKRFLFHYSKARTSADPEENMSDSVHPLMQLSPKLSQRRKKTLVLLNI from the exons ATGAATGTTCCCCACGTGAGACAACTTGCACTTTTTTGTTTGCTCTGCTGCGGATGTTGGCGAACCACAG ATGCTACTCATTTCCGTAGACTGGAAGATGGACTTCTGTTCAGAACG GTTCGAGGAGATGAACCAGCTCAAGTCTCATGGGCAGACGACAACGAG CAGCAGCATGTCCAAAATCTTTTCAAACGG TTCCTGTTTCATTATTCAAAAGCGAGGACCTCTGCTGACCCGGAGGAGAACATG TCCGACTCGGTTCACCCACTGATGCAACTTTCACCCAAGTTGTCTCAGCGGAGGAAGAAGACGCTGGTGCTTCTG AATATTTGA